A genome region from Geoalkalibacter sp. includes the following:
- a CDS encoding hydroxyacylglutathione hydrolase family protein encodes MLLDIVQIHAGRMDNFSYLLICPATRRALAVDPSLAPEKLLAEIAARDLRLELLVNTHGHGDHTAGNDLVLQRTGARLAAHPLDVPSAEIALEEGARLAVGEGSVTILHTPGHTPGSICLHTGESLITGDTLFVTFVGRADLAGSDPAALYQSLRRLAALPPATRVYPGHDYGPRPVSTIEDECRHNPYLRCPDLASFLKLRMG; translated from the coding sequence ATGCTCCTGGACATCGTGCAGATCCATGCCGGGCGCATGGACAATTTTTCCTACCTGCTCATCTGTCCCGCAACTCGGCGGGCTCTGGCCGTCGACCCCTCCCTGGCGCCGGAAAAACTGCTCGCCGAGATCGCGGCGCGCGATCTGCGCCTGGAGTTGCTGGTGAACACCCACGGCCATGGCGACCATACCGCCGGCAACGACCTGGTGCTGCAAAGAACCGGCGCGCGGCTGGCCGCCCACCCCCTGGATGTGCCGAGCGCCGAGATCGCCCTTGAGGAAGGCGCGCGGCTGGCGGTCGGCGAAGGCAGCGTCACCATCCTTCACACCCCCGGCCACACCCCCGGCTCCATCTGCCTGCATACCGGCGAGAGCCTGATCACCGGCGACACCCTCTTCGTCACCTTCGTCGGCCGCGCCGATCTCGCCGGCAGCGATCCGGCAGCCCTCTATCAAAGCCTGCGGCGTTTGGCCGCCCTGCCCCCCGCCACACGCGTCTACCCGGGTCACGACTACGGCCCGCGACCGGTGTCGACCATCGAGGATGAATGCCGGCACAACCCCTATCTACGCTGCCCTGATCTGGCAAGCTTTCTCAAACTGCGCATGGGCTGA